A region from the Lycium barbarum isolate Lr01 chromosome 8, ASM1917538v2, whole genome shotgun sequence genome encodes:
- the LOC132606379 gene encoding uncharacterized protein LOC132606379, translating to MISCVRLVPNVHLYTLFLGDFGACTAIWILSGLRHKGGFESCVASLVISSDLLGGFLLNQSGSLLSLSELLFYEVYPLSLGLCPEGVHHIRCCGRIPALRIYLQVKGMKEKGRQFMGFASSIDKDVEEWECAFIVSYFENLHVVYVQHPSLVDQLAPGEVKYRLSGMLWLLHECLEMVLGLVLES from the exons AGGTTGGTGCCCAATGTGCACTTGTATACCCTGTTTCTTGGCGATTTTGGTGCTTGCACTGCCATCTGGATATTATCAGGGCTTCGACATAAAGGGGGTTTTGAATCTTGTGTGGCGTCTCTAGTG ATCTCTAGTGATTTGCTTGGAGGTTTTCTCCTTAATCAGAGTGGTTCCCTTCTCTCTTTGTCAGAACTGCTGTTTTAT GAAGTGTATCCCCTAAGCTTAGGGTTATGTCCTGAAGGAGTCCACCATATCCGCTGTTGTGGAAGGATACCAGCACTAAGGATATACCTTCAAGTAAAAGGAATGAAAGAAAAAGGACGACAATTTATGGGTTTTGCTAGTTCGATAGACAAGGATGTGGAGGAATGGGAATGTGCTTTTATTGTATCTTATTTTGAGAACCTTCATGTGGTATATGTGCAACACCCAAGTCTGGTAGATCAGTTGGCACCCGGGGAAG TTAAATATCGATTATCAGGAATGTTGTGGCTGCTACATGAATGTCTTGAGATGGTTTTGGGGCTTGTATTGGAAAGTTGA